One window from the genome of Pseudomonas leptonychotis encodes:
- a CDS encoding DUF808 domain-containing protein: MAGASLLTLLDDIAALLDDVSLMTKVAAKKTAGVLGDDLALNAQQVSGVRAERELPVVWAVAKGSFKNKLILVPAALLISAFAPWLVTPLLMVGGAFLCYEGFEKLAHTFLHSKAEDQAKRAERLNVVADSQQDIVAFEKDKIKGAIRTDFILSAEIIAITLGTVALASFSEQVLVLSIIAIVITCGVYGLVAGIVKLDDAGLHLSQLNIEGLKGRLLRSFGRGILTAAPYLMKGLSIVGTAAMFMVGGGILVHGVHAVQQWVDGLAHSVAASSALLTAVLPTLFNALIGIAAGAVVLLVVSLATRLWNTLKPSKSAT; the protein is encoded by the coding sequence ATGGCCGGCGCTAGCCTGTTAACCCTGCTCGATGACATTGCCGCCCTCCTTGACGACGTTTCGTTGATGACCAAAGTCGCCGCCAAGAAAACCGCCGGCGTGCTGGGCGATGACCTGGCACTGAATGCCCAGCAGGTCAGCGGTGTACGCGCCGAACGCGAGTTACCCGTGGTATGGGCGGTGGCTAAAGGGTCGTTCAAAAACAAGCTGATCCTGGTGCCTGCTGCACTGCTGATCAGCGCCTTCGCACCTTGGTTGGTGACCCCGCTGCTGATGGTCGGCGGCGCGTTCCTTTGCTACGAGGGCTTCGAGAAGCTCGCACACACATTCCTCCACAGCAAAGCTGAGGACCAGGCAAAGCGTGCCGAGCGACTGAATGTGGTGGCGGATAGCCAACAGGACATCGTGGCGTTCGAGAAAGATAAGATTAAAGGCGCGATCCGTACCGACTTTATTCTCTCGGCGGAAATCATCGCGATCACCTTGGGCACCGTGGCGCTGGCCAGTTTTAGCGAGCAGGTGCTCGTGCTGTCGATCATCGCTATCGTCATCACGTGTGGGGTTTACGGCCTAGTGGCAGGTATCGTCAAACTGGATGACGCCGGCTTGCACCTCAGCCAACTCAATATTGAAGGGCTAAAGGGTCGCCTGCTACGCAGCTTTGGCCGTGGCATTCTGACCGCCGCACCCTACTTGATGAAAGGCTTGTCGATTGTCGGCACCGCCGCCATGTTTATGGTCGGTGGGGGCATCCTGGTTCATGGCGTACACGCCGTGCAGCAGTGGGTCGATGGCCTGGCGCACAGCGTCGCCGCCAGCAGTGCCCTTCTGACGGCCGTACTGCCAACCCTATTCAACGCGCTGATTGGGATTGCCGCCGGGGCTGTCGTGCTGCTTGTGGTCAGCCTGGCCACGCGACTCTGGAACACGTTGAAGCCCAGCAAGAGCGCTACTTGA
- a CDS encoding transglutaminase family protein: MNSAHYQIIHDTHYRYASPVSLAQQLVHLWPRACAWQRNHAQQLLVSPQPCQRQDTLDVFGNPLTRLVFERPHDELKVSAQLQVEVLARPALDVQQSPAWEQACAALSYSGKALLPDVLEATRLRFESPYVHLKQVFNDYAAECFSPGRPLLAAVDELMQKIFSEFSFDAAATQVATPLLQVLEERRGVCQDFAHLMLACLRSRGLAARYVSGYLLTQPPPGQPRLIGADASHAWISLFCPQQGWVDFDPTNNLRPGLEHITLAWGRDFADVSPLRGVILGGGEHDPDVQVTVLPISAVTA; the protein is encoded by the coding sequence ATGAACAGCGCCCACTACCAGATTATTCACGACACCCATTACCGCTACGCCAGCCCGGTCTCCCTGGCGCAACAGCTGGTGCACCTGTGGCCACGGGCTTGTGCGTGGCAGCGTAACCATGCGCAGCAATTGCTGGTCAGCCCGCAACCCTGCCAGCGCCAGGACACGCTGGATGTATTCGGCAACCCGCTGACCCGTCTGGTATTCGAGCGCCCCCACGACGAGCTCAAGGTCAGCGCGCAGTTGCAGGTTGAAGTGTTGGCCCGGCCGGCGCTGGATGTGCAGCAATCACCCGCTTGGGAACAGGCCTGCGCGGCGCTGAGTTACAGCGGCAAAGCCCTGTTGCCGGACGTGTTGGAAGCGACGCGTTTGCGCTTCGAGTCGCCGTATGTGCACCTCAAACAAGTATTCAACGACTATGCCGCCGAGTGCTTTAGCCCCGGCCGTCCGCTGTTGGCGGCGGTGGATGAGCTGATGCAGAAGATTTTCAGCGAGTTCAGCTTCGATGCGGCTGCCACCCAAGTGGCGACTCCCCTGCTGCAAGTGCTGGAAGAGCGCCGTGGCGTGTGTCAGGACTTTGCTCACCTGATGCTGGCCTGCTTGCGTTCGCGCGGCTTGGCGGCGCGCTATGTCAGCGGTTACCTGCTAACCCAGCCGCCACCGGGCCAGCCGCGCTTGATCGGCGCCGATGCCTCGCATGCCTGGATCTCGCTGTTCTGCCCGCAGCAGGGCTGGGTGGATTTTGATCCGACCAATAATCTGCGCCCAGGGCTGGAGCACATCACCCTGGCCTGGGGCCGCGATTTTGCCGATGTTTCGCCACTGCGCGGGGTGATTCTGGGCGGCGGTGAGCATGATCCCGACGTGCAGGTCACGGTGTTGCCCATTTCCGCCGTAACGGCCTGA
- a CDS encoding circularly permuted type 2 ATP-grasp protein, whose protein sequence is MPDLLADYPLTAGAYHELLDAQGQVRPHWRRLFERLQRSSPAQLAQRQALLARQIQENGVTYNVYAEPDGADRPWELDLLPNLIPAEEWQQIAAGVAQRAGLLNAVLADIYGPQQLLADGLLPAELVFGHNNYLWPCLGVQPPGGTYLHLYAVDLARAPDGRWWVTADRTQAPSGAGYALENRQIVSRAFPDLYRDLRVQYLAGFFRTLQDTLARQAPAEGETPLVVLLTSGRFNESYFEHLYLARQLGYPLVEGSDLTVREAKVYLKTLAGLRRVHAVLRRLDDDFCDPLELRTDSALGVPGLLEAVRQGHVLVANALGSGVLESPGLPGFLPAIAEKLLGEELLLPSIASWWCGEPPVLDKALDKLDELLVRASFPSQSFAPVFGRDLDETQRAELAERLKARPYAYVAQALAQLSQAPVWQPEEGTLAPRAIGMRVFAVASADGYRVMPGGLTRVAVDADAEVVSMQRGGASKDTWVLGERSTGGEPWQWLRPLGVADLVRSDPYLPSRVVENLYWFGRYSERCEDGARLLRIMLARYVDDDDDPQALQTALGLAESLGVLPDADSGELHQRLLEAVLGAEWPDSLRANLQRLQWVAGSVRGKLSPANWQALLELQREAQNLDAEQADFGELLDFLNRVLMSLAALSGFALDDMTRDDGWRFLMIGRCIERLQFLCDSLANFLRSSAAHDQSSLEWLLELGNSSITYRTRYLASAQLIPVLDLLLQDEQNPHSVLFQVRVLLRSLERLGERYELPAERRLEQLEGQLARLSLSSLENPLFGSASVTDALEGMASLLENISLSSADISDRMALRFFVHVDPSQRTQSS, encoded by the coding sequence ATGCCTGATCTGCTTGCCGACTACCCGCTGACTGCCGGGGCTTACCACGAACTGCTCGATGCTCAAGGTCAGGTGCGCCCGCACTGGCGGCGGTTGTTTGAGCGCTTGCAGCGCAGCAGCCCGGCGCAACTGGCCCAACGTCAGGCCTTGCTGGCGCGGCAGATTCAGGAAAACGGCGTGACCTACAACGTCTACGCCGAACCTGATGGGGCCGATCGACCTTGGGAGCTGGATCTGTTGCCCAACCTGATTCCCGCCGAGGAATGGCAGCAGATTGCCGCAGGCGTGGCGCAGCGCGCCGGCCTGTTGAATGCGGTGCTGGCGGATATCTACGGCCCACAGCAGTTGTTGGCCGATGGCCTGCTGCCGGCCGAGCTGGTGTTTGGCCACAACAACTACCTGTGGCCATGCCTGGGCGTGCAACCGCCGGGCGGCACTTACCTGCATCTGTATGCGGTGGATCTGGCCCGCGCGCCGGACGGCCGTTGGTGGGTCACCGCCGACCGTACTCAGGCGCCGTCCGGGGCCGGTTATGCCCTGGAAAACCGGCAGATTGTTTCCCGCGCGTTCCCCGATCTGTACCGCGACCTGCGCGTGCAATATCTCGCCGGTTTCTTCCGCACCCTGCAAGACACCTTGGCCCGGCAGGCTCCGGCCGAGGGTGAAACACCTTTGGTGGTATTGCTGACTTCCGGGCGCTTCAACGAAAGCTATTTCGAGCACCTGTACCTGGCCCGTCAACTGGGTTATCCGTTGGTCGAGGGCAGCGATTTAACCGTGCGCGAGGCCAAGGTTTACCTGAAAACCCTGGCCGGCCTGCGCCGCGTGCATGCCGTGCTGCGTCGTTTGGATGATGACTTCTGTGACCCGCTGGAGCTGCGCACCGACTCGGCGCTTGGCGTGCCGGGGCTACTTGAAGCAGTGCGCCAGGGCCATGTGCTGGTGGCTAATGCGCTGGGTAGCGGCGTGCTCGAATCCCCCGGTTTGCCGGGCTTTCTGCCGGCGATTGCCGAGAAGCTATTGGGTGAAGAGTTGTTACTGCCTTCTATTGCCAGTTGGTGGTGCGGCGAGCCGCCGGTGCTGGATAAGGCCTTGGATAAGCTTGATGAGTTGCTGGTGCGCGCCAGTTTCCCTTCACAAAGTTTCGCCCCGGTGTTTGGCCGTGATCTGGATGAGACGCAGCGTGCCGAGTTGGCCGAGCGCCTTAAAGCGCGACCCTATGCCTATGTTGCCCAAGCCCTGGCGCAGCTGTCGCAAGCCCCGGTTTGGCAACCGGAAGAGGGCACCCTGGCCCCGCGCGCCATTGGCATGCGCGTGTTTGCCGTGGCCAGCGCCGACGGTTACCGGGTGATGCCCGGCGGGCTTACCCGAGTGGCCGTCGACGCCGATGCCGAAGTGGTGTCGATGCAGCGTGGCGGCGCTAGCAAAGACACCTGGGTGCTCGGCGAACGCAGTACCGGCGGTGAGCCTTGGCAGTGGCTGCGACCGCTGGGTGTGGCCGATTTGGTGCGCAGCGATCCCTATCTGCCATCGCGGGTGGTGGAGAACCTTTACTGGTTTGGTCGCTATAGCGAGCGTTGCGAGGATGGTGCGCGGCTGCTGCGCATCATGCTGGCGCGCTATGTGGATGACGATGATGACCCGCAAGCACTGCAAACGGCTCTGGGCTTGGCTGAGAGCTTGGGCGTGCTGCCCGACGCCGACAGCGGCGAGTTGCATCAGCGCTTGCTTGAAGCGGTGCTGGGCGCCGAGTGGCCAGACAGCCTGCGCGCCAACTTGCAGCGCTTGCAGTGGGTGGCCGGTAGCGTGCGCGGCAAACTGTCCCCGGCCAACTGGCAGGCGTTGCTCGAACTGCAACGCGAAGCGCAGAACCTGGATGCCGAACAGGCCGATTTTGGCGAGTTGTTGGACTTTCTCAATCGCGTGCTGATGTCGCTGGCGGCGCTGTCCGGTTTTGCCCTGGATGACATGACCCGTGATGACGGCTGGCGCTTTTTGATGATTGGCCGCTGCATTGAGCGTCTGCAGTTTCTCTGTGACAGCCTGGCGAACTTCCTGCGCAGCAGTGCCGCGCATGATCAATCGTCGCTGGAATGGCTGCTGGAACTCGGCAATAGCAGCATCACCTACCGCACCCGTTACCTGGCTTCGGCCCAGCTGATCCCAGTACTCGATCTGTTGCTGCAGGACGAGCAGAATCCCCACTCGGTGTTGTTCCAGGTGCGCGTCTTGTTGCGCTCGCTGGAGCGCTTGGGTGAGCGTTATGAACTGCCCGCCGAACGCCGCCTGGAACAGCTGGAAGGACAGCTGGCGCGGCTGAGCTTGAGCAGCCTGGAAAATCCGCTATTTGGCAGCGCCAGCGTGACGGATGCACTGGAGGGTATGGCGAGTTTGCTGGAGAACATCAGCCTGAGCAGTGCGGATATTTCTGATCGCATGGCGTTGCGCTTCTTCGTGCATGTCGACCCCAGCCAGCGGACTCAGTCGTCATGA
- a CDS encoding DUF2126 domain-containing protein: MSIHIALHHISHYRYDRAVNLGPQVVRLRPAPHSRTRVLSYALKVEPAEHFINWQQDPQGNYLARLVFPEKTRELKVEVDLVAEMAVFNPFDFFLEPYAEKIPFAYTEGEQLELAPYLVKLPAEALFAKYLASIELTPTPSVDFLVALNQRLSTDISYLIRLEPGVQTPEESLQKGSGSCRDSAWLLVQLFRHLGLAARFVSGYLIQLKADVKSLDGPSGTEVDFTDLHAWCEVYLPGAGWIGLDPTSGLFAGEGHIPLACSPEPSSAAPISGGVDESECEFSHEMWVERIWEAPRVSKPYSDEQWQAIVALGEKIDTDLQTQDVRLTMGGEPTFVALDYPDDPEWNTAALGPNKRRLATDLFHRLRDHYAPEALVHFGQGKWYPGEQLPRWSLNAYWRRDGEPIWQNPALYADEQQDYGVNAAQAADFLGVLAERLGVDGKCCVPAYEDRFYYLWRERKLPINVTAEDSRLADALERERLRKVFEQGLDKVVGHILPLARNAKQQGWQSGSWFLRDQHCRLVPGDSAMGYRLPLDSQPWVSEADYPYVTPEDPTQSFAPLPAASQIKPQLRGVWPGSSNGAAKRPLLGQSAAAVVRTALCAEARDGRLYLFMPPLVRLEDYLELVAAIEATAAELKCPVLLEGYEPPQDPRLQFFRVTPDPGVIEVNIHPAASWSELVERTEFLYEQARECRLSSEKFMIDGRHTGTGGGNHFVLGGATSADSPFLRRPDLLRSLISYWHNHPSLSYLFSGLFIGPTSQAPRIDEARNDALYELEIAFAQMPEPGRDCQPWLVDRLLRNLLVDVTGNTHRAEFCIDKLYSPDSASGRLGLLELRAFEMPPHAQMSLAQQLLIRALVARFWREPYKPARLVRWGTELHDRFLLPHFIEQDFADVLQELDACGYRLRSEWFAPHFEFRFPKSGDFNVKGIELELRQALEPWHVLGEENGGGGTVRYVDSSLERMQVKLSGLPADRYVLTCNGVPVPLRPTGKVGEFVGGVRFRAWQPANCLHPTIEVHAPLVFDLVDSWMSRSLGGCQYHVAHPGGRNYDSLPVNAYEAESRRLARFFRLGHSPGKRPALAPINNNELPMTLDLRLT; this comes from the coding sequence GTGTCGATCCATATCGCCTTGCACCATATCAGCCACTACCGCTACGACCGCGCCGTCAACCTTGGCCCGCAGGTCGTGCGCCTGCGCCCTGCGCCCCATAGTCGTACCCGGGTGTTGTCCTATGCCTTGAAGGTCGAGCCGGCTGAGCACTTTATCAATTGGCAACAAGACCCCCAGGGCAATTACCTGGCGCGCCTGGTGTTTCCGGAGAAGACCCGTGAACTCAAGGTCGAAGTTGATCTGGTCGCCGAAATGGCGGTGTTCAACCCCTTCGACTTCTTCCTCGAACCCTACGCCGAGAAAATCCCGTTCGCCTACACCGAGGGTGAGCAGCTGGAGCTGGCACCCTATCTGGTGAAGCTGCCGGCGGAGGCGCTGTTCGCCAAGTACCTGGCCAGTATCGAGCTTACACCGACGCCGAGCGTGGACTTTTTGGTGGCGTTGAATCAGCGTCTGTCGACTGACATCAGTTACCTGATCCGTCTGGAACCGGGTGTGCAGACTCCTGAAGAGTCCCTGCAAAAAGGCTCCGGCTCATGCCGCGACTCGGCCTGGCTGCTGGTGCAGTTGTTCCGTCACCTCGGGCTGGCTGCGCGTTTTGTGTCCGGCTATCTGATCCAGCTCAAGGCGGATGTGAAATCCCTCGACGGCCCGTCCGGCACCGAGGTGGACTTCACTGACTTGCACGCCTGGTGCGAAGTGTATCTGCCGGGGGCCGGCTGGATCGGCCTTGATCCTACCAGCGGCCTGTTCGCCGGCGAGGGCCATATTCCACTGGCTTGCAGCCCAGAGCCATCTTCGGCGGCGCCAATCAGCGGCGGCGTGGATGAAAGCGAATGCGAGTTCAGCCACGAGATGTGGGTCGAGCGCATTTGGGAAGCGCCGCGGGTCAGCAAGCCCTACAGCGATGAGCAGTGGCAGGCGATTGTTGCTCTTGGTGAGAAGATCGACACCGATCTGCAAACCCAGGATGTGCGCCTGACCATGGGCGGCGAACCGACCTTCGTCGCCCTGGATTACCCCGATGATCCCGAGTGGAATACCGCTGCTCTGGGGCCGAACAAACGCCGCTTGGCCACTGATCTGTTCCATCGCCTGCGTGACCACTATGCGCCCGAGGCGCTGGTGCATTTCGGTCAGGGCAAGTGGTACCCCGGCGAGCAGCTGCCGCGCTGGTCGCTGAATGCTTACTGGCGCCGTGACGGCGAGCCGATCTGGCAGAACCCGGCGTTGTATGCCGATGAGCAGCAGGACTACGGCGTTAATGCGGCCCAGGCCGCCGACTTTCTTGGTGTGCTGGCCGAGCGTTTGGGGGTTGATGGCAAGTGCTGCGTGCCGGCCTATGAGGACCGTTTTTATTACCTGTGGCGCGAACGTAAGTTGCCGATCAACGTCACGGCCGAAGACTCGCGCCTGGCAGACGCGTTGGAGCGCGAGCGCCTGCGCAAGGTTTTCGAGCAAGGGCTGGATAAGGTGGTCGGGCATATTCTGCCCTTGGCGCGCAATGCTAAGCAGCAGGGCTGGCAGAGCGGCAGCTGGTTTCTGCGCGATCAACATTGCCGGCTGGTGCCGGGTGATTCGGCCATGGGCTATCGCCTGCCGCTGGATTCGCAGCCTTGGGTCAGCGAGGCCGATTATCCCTATGTGACGCCGGAAGATCCGACTCAGAGCTTCGCCCCGCTGCCAGCGGCCTCTCAGATCAAACCGCAGCTGCGTGGCGTTTGGCCGGGCAGTTCCAATGGTGCGGCCAAGCGTCCGCTGCTCGGTCAGTCGGCCGCCGCCGTGGTGCGTACCGCACTATGCGCCGAAGCGCGGGATGGCAGGTTGTACCTGTTTATGCCGCCGCTGGTGCGTTTGGAAGATTATCTGGAGCTGGTGGCGGCGATTGAGGCCACGGCCGCCGAGCTGAAATGCCCGGTGCTGTTGGAGGGCTACGAGCCGCCGCAGGACCCGCGCCTGCAGTTCTTCCGGGTGACCCCGGATCCGGGTGTGATCGAGGTGAATATCCATCCGGCGGCCAGTTGGAGTGAACTGGTCGAGCGCACGGAGTTTCTCTATGAGCAGGCGCGTGAGTGCCGGCTGAGTAGCGAGAAATTTATGATCGACGGCCGCCACACCGGCACCGGCGGCGGTAACCACTTTGTCCTCGGCGGTGCGACCTCGGCGGACTCGCCATTCCTGCGCCGGCCCGACCTGCTGCGCAGCCTGATCAGTTACTGGCATAACCACCCGTCACTGTCCTACCTGTTCAGCGGGCTGTTTATCGGCCCCACCTCCCAGGCGCCGCGTATCGATGAAGCGCGCAACGATGCGCTGTATGAGCTGGAAATCGCCTTTGCGCAAATGCCCGAGCCAGGGCGCGACTGCCAGCCTTGGCTGGTCGACCGTCTGCTGCGCAACCTGCTGGTGGATGTAACCGGTAATACTCACCGCGCTGAGTTCTGCATCGACAAACTGTATTCGCCGGATTCAGCCTCCGGGCGCCTCGGCCTGCTGGAGCTGCGCGCCTTCGAGATGCCGCCCCATGCACAGATGAGCCTGGCCCAGCAGTTGCTGATTCGGGCGTTGGTTGCGCGCTTCTGGCGTGAGCCTTACAAACCGGCGCGCTTGGTGCGTTGGGGCACGGAGCTGCATGACCGTTTTCTGCTGCCGCACTTTATCGAGCAGGACTTCGCCGATGTGCTGCAAGAGCTGGACGCGTGCGGCTATCGCCTGCGTAGCGAATGGTTTGCCCCACATTTTGAGTTCCGCTTTCCCAAATCAGGCGACTTCAACGTCAAGGGTATCGAGCTGGAGCTGCGTCAGGCGCTGGAGCCGTGGCATGTGCTGGGCGAAGAGAACGGCGGTGGCGGTACGGTGCGCTATGTCGATTCCTCGCTGGAACGCATGCAGGTCAAACTCAGCGGCCTGCCAGCGGATCGCTATGTGCTGACCTGCAACGGTGTGCCGGTGCCGCTGCGGCCCACCGGTAAGGTCGGCGAGTTTGTTGGCGGGGTGCGTTTTCGCGCCTGGCAACCGGCCAACTGCCTGCACCCAACTATTGAGGTGCATGCGCCGCTGGTGTTCGATCTGGTCGATAGCTGGATGAGTCGTTCCCTCGGCGGTTGTCAGTACCATGTCGCCCACCCTGGCGGACGTAATTACGACAGCCTGCCGGTGAATGCCTACGAGGCCGAAAGCCGGCGTCTGGCGCGCTTTTTCCGCCTGGGCCATAGCCCGGGCAAACGTCCGGCGCTGGCGCCGATCAATAATAATGAACTGCCCATGACCCTGGATTTGCGCCTGACCTAG
- a CDS encoding SO2930 family diheme c-type cytochrome — MRRLLLGVLLLLAGCEQPQAPLYMPDGDNYPEKLSGWGMLQRADGFIAPIAEALPYDLNTPLFTDYAHKLRSVWMPAGTAASYAEAHFDYPVGTVLSKTFYYPKDAQGRLLLNEQDDRDPQRGLQLARVQLIETRILLKQQDGWVALPYVWDAQQQEAHLEWAGDSRELSLLDAKGQTQAVSYQVPDANQCAGCHEERAGQGINPLGPKARHLNKDFAYADGTHNQLQHWQQQGRLQALPADLQGVPQNALWPTPRSGESLEQQARSYLDANCSHCHNAKGPGRTSGLTLDPATAIGIGYGLCKQPVAAGKGSGDRLVDIHPGQPDSSVLMYRLESVDPSIMMPELGRSTVHAEGVEVLQRWIASLPGDC; from the coding sequence ATGCGCAGGCTGCTTTTAGGTGTGTTGCTGCTCCTCGCCGGCTGTGAACAGCCGCAGGCGCCGCTGTATATGCCGGACGGCGACAACTACCCGGAAAAGCTCAGTGGCTGGGGCATGTTGCAGCGCGCCGATGGCTTTATCGCGCCGATTGCCGAAGCGCTGCCTTATGATCTGAATACCCCGTTGTTTACCGACTACGCGCACAAGCTGCGCAGCGTGTGGATGCCGGCAGGCACGGCGGCGAGCTACGCCGAGGCGCATTTCGATTACCCCGTAGGCACTGTGCTGAGCAAAACCTTCTACTACCCCAAGGATGCCCAGGGCCGCCTGCTACTAAACGAGCAGGATGATCGCGACCCGCAGCGTGGCCTGCAGTTGGCGCGGGTGCAGTTGATCGAGACACGTATCCTGCTCAAGCAGCAGGACGGTTGGGTGGCGCTGCCTTATGTGTGGGATGCGCAGCAACAAGAGGCGCATCTGGAGTGGGCGGGCGACAGCCGCGAGCTGAGCCTGCTGGATGCTAAGGGGCAGACCCAGGCCGTGAGCTACCAGGTGCCCGATGCCAACCAGTGCGCAGGTTGTCATGAAGAGCGCGCAGGGCAAGGTATCAACCCGCTAGGCCCGAAGGCGCGTCATTTGAACAAGGACTTCGCTTACGCCGATGGCACGCATAACCAGTTGCAGCACTGGCAGCAACAGGGTCGTCTGCAGGCGTTGCCTGCCGATTTGCAGGGCGTGCCGCAGAACGCTTTATGGCCGACCCCACGCAGTGGCGAAAGCCTGGAGCAGCAGGCGCGCAGTTACCTGGATGCCAACTGCAGCCACTGCCACAACGCCAAAGGGCCGGGCCGCACCTCGGGGCTGACGCTTGATCCGGCGACGGCCATTGGTATTGGTTACGGCTTATGCAAACAACCGGTGGCGGCGGGCAAGGGCTCGGGTGATCGGCTGGTGGACATCCACCCCGGTCAGCCGGATAGCTCGGTATTGATGTATCGGCTGGAAAGTGTCGACCCGAGCATTATGATGCCGGAGCTGGGGCGTTCCACTGTGCACGCCGAAGGCGTTGAGGTGCTGCAGCGCTGGATTGCCAGCCTGCCAGGGGATTGCTGA
- a CDS encoding parallel beta-helix domain-containing protein — protein sequence MRLAPLSILALPLLLAACGEEPAPVANLDFQKDLQTQLIKAKPGSVIEIPAGTYQLDRSLSLKVSGVTIKGAGMDKTILSFKGQKSGAEGLLVDASDFTIEDIAFEDTKGDSLKVVGGKNIIIRRVRTEWTNGPATENGAYGIYPVQTENTLIDGAVAIGASDAGIYVGQSRNVVVRNSRAERNVAGIEIENTIGADVYDNVATGNTGGILVFNMPNLPQAGRVTRVFRNKIEGNNHKNFGHKGTPVASVPAGSGVVINSNDDVEVFDNDIGEHKTANVIISSYFSTGYTDLSTAEGFDPYPEGIHIHGNRFGPAGDSPDHLELKALKISQFGLSGRLPDILWDGYINLDILVGGKLPADRAICINNGEAGMINVDGPNNYQNISTEMADYRCSLPPLPAVKLASAEAGQGA from the coding sequence ATGCGCCTTGCCCCGCTTTCCATACTTGCTCTGCCCCTATTGCTGGCCGCCTGCGGTGAAGAACCGGCCCCGGTGGCCAACCTGGATTTTCAGAAAGACCTGCAAACCCAGCTGATCAAGGCCAAGCCTGGCAGCGTGATTGAAATTCCGGCCGGCACCTACCAGCTTGATCGCAGCCTGAGCCTCAAGGTCAGCGGCGTGACCATCAAGGGCGCGGGCATGGATAAGACCATCCTCAGCTTCAAGGGACAAAAATCCGGTGCCGAAGGTTTGCTGGTAGATGCATCGGACTTCACCATTGAAGACATTGCCTTCGAAGACACCAAGGGAGATTCGCTGAAAGTAGTGGGCGGCAAAAACATCATCATTCGTCGCGTGCGCACCGAATGGACCAACGGGCCGGCCACCGAGAACGGTGCGTACGGCATCTACCCGGTGCAAACCGAGAACACCCTGATTGACGGCGCGGTGGCCATCGGCGCATCGGACGCCGGCATCTATGTTGGCCAGTCGCGCAATGTGGTGGTACGCAACAGCCGCGCCGAGCGCAACGTTGCCGGCATCGAGATCGAGAACACCATTGGTGCTGACGTTTATGACAACGTGGCCACCGGCAATACCGGGGGCATATTGGTATTCAACATGCCCAACCTGCCGCAGGCCGGCCGGGTTACGCGGGTGTTCCGCAACAAAATCGAAGGCAACAACCACAAGAACTTCGGCCACAAGGGCACACCGGTGGCCAGTGTGCCGGCCGGTTCCGGCGTGGTAATCAACTCCAATGATGATGTCGAGGTGTTCGACAACGATATCGGCGAGCACAAGACCGCCAATGTGATCATCAGCAGTTACTTCAGCACCGGTTATACCGATCTCTCCACCGCCGAGGGCTTTGACCCTTACCCCGAAGGTATTCATATCCACGGCAACCGCTTCGGTCCGGCCGGTGACAGCCCTGATCATCTTGAGCTGAAAGCCCTGAAAATCAGCCAGTTTGGCTTGAGTGGCCGCCTGCCGGATATTCTCTGGGACGGCTACATCAACCTCGACATTCTGGTGGGCGGCAAGCTGCCCGCCGACCGGGCGATCTGCATCAACAACGGCGAGGCCGGCATGATCAATGTCGACGGACCGAACAACTACCAGAACATCAGCACTGAGATGGCCGACTATCGTTGCAGCTTGCCGCCGCTGCCGGCAGTTAAATTGGCCTCGGCCGAAGCCGGTCAGGGGGCCTGA